Proteins encoded in a region of the Natronolimnobius sp. AArcel1 genome:
- a CDS encoding glycosyltransferase, whose product MHIAFVSLETVQHRDTETNRRLRTIWELLRDAGHDVSVFCAPYWGGDHPQFEQDEITYHAITESTDARSGIAFRLPIALTRAQPDVVHVTATPPGQVAPAAVGATLARAPLVLEWYGDGGVQENRWRRWGAGRADRIHVPSELVATWIREQGLSGDTIDIVPNPIDLERIQSVDPGDEVDVVYARRLDEGANLESLFLGLAELRQKDWTATVIGDGPEREAYEQLASDLRIRDRITFRGECSREERIAVYRGAHVFAQTAEHCVFPTEMCWALASGCVGIVEYHVDSSAHELVEGWDRGFRTTSEAELADAIVEAGDLERLDYDDTFAEYDRSEILDRYLVQYRTLQDEQGLL is encoded by the coding sequence ATGCACATCGCGTTCGTCTCGCTCGAAACGGTCCAGCACCGTGATACCGAGACGAACCGCCGGCTGCGAACGATTTGGGAACTGCTTCGCGATGCCGGTCACGACGTTTCCGTCTTCTGTGCGCCGTACTGGGGTGGCGACCACCCACAGTTCGAACAAGACGAGATCACGTATCACGCCATCACCGAGAGCACCGACGCGCGATCCGGCATTGCGTTCCGACTGCCAATTGCACTCACCCGAGCACAGCCAGACGTCGTCCACGTCACTGCCACTCCGCCGGGCCAGGTCGCCCCCGCAGCAGTCGGCGCAACGCTCGCTCGAGCACCGCTGGTCCTCGAGTGGTACGGCGATGGCGGCGTTCAGGAAAATCGCTGGCGGCGCTGGGGGGCTGGCCGCGCTGACCGCATTCACGTTCCCTCGGAACTCGTCGCGACCTGGATCCGCGAGCAGGGACTCAGTGGAGACACAATCGATATCGTCCCGAATCCCATCGATCTCGAGCGCATTCAGTCGGTTGATCCCGGTGACGAGGTCGACGTCGTTTACGCCCGTCGACTCGATGAGGGCGCAAATCTCGAGAGCCTGTTTCTCGGCCTCGCAGAACTACGTCAAAAAGACTGGACCGCGACGGTGATCGGCGACGGCCCCGAACGCGAGGCCTACGAACAGCTCGCGTCTGACCTTCGGATTCGGGATCGTATCACCTTCCGCGGCGAGTGCTCGCGCGAGGAGCGCATCGCAGTCTACCGCGGTGCTCATGTCTTCGCTCAGACAGCCGAACACTGCGTGTTCCCGACTGAGATGTGCTGGGCACTGGCCTCAGGCTGTGTCGGCATCGTCGAGTACCACGTCGACTCGAGTGCCCACGAACTCGTGGAAGGCTGGGATCGGGGCTTTCGAACGACGAGCGAGGCAGAACTCGCGGATGCAATCGTCGAGGCTGGTGACCTCGAGCGACTGGACTATGACGACACCTTTGCTGAGTACGACCGCTCGGAGATTCTGGATCGGTATCTAGTGCAGTATCGAACGTTGCAGGACGAGCAAGGGTTGTTATAA
- the trpB gene encoding tryptophan synthase subunit beta: protein MSDRDGDFEGYGGRYVPEPLEDALEELATAYDEVATTEAFQDEFRDLLAEFAGRQTPLYYAGNLSDRYGADIYFKREDLLHGGAHKINNALGQALLAKRAGRERLIAETGAGQHGTATAMVGALLGLETEIYMGRKDVERQEMNAFRMRLMGAEVNEVTRGNEGLADAVDAALEDFAQNVEETHYLVGSVVGPDPFPRMVRDFQSVIGEEAREQFQARTGGLPDAAVACVGGGSNAIGLFHAFRDDDVAFYGAEGGGEGADSSKHAAPLAKGTDDVIHGMKTRVIDEDVDVHSVSAGLDYPGVGPEHAMFRAVGRCEYTGITDEEALAAFRELSETEGIIPALESSHAVARAIQLAEDGEHETILVNLSGRGDKDMETAAEKFEF, encoded by the coding sequence ATGTCCGACAGAGACGGCGATTTCGAGGGCTACGGTGGCCGCTACGTTCCAGAACCGCTCGAGGACGCACTCGAGGAACTCGCGACTGCCTACGATGAGGTTGCGACGACTGAGGCCTTCCAGGACGAGTTTCGCGATTTGTTGGCCGAGTTCGCCGGCCGACAGACGCCGCTATACTACGCGGGCAACCTGAGCGACCGCTACGGCGCGGATATCTACTTCAAACGCGAGGACCTGCTCCACGGCGGCGCGCACAAGATCAACAACGCACTCGGGCAGGCACTACTCGCCAAACGCGCCGGCCGCGAGCGACTGATCGCCGAAACCGGCGCTGGCCAGCACGGCACCGCAACCGCGATGGTCGGCGCACTGCTCGGCCTCGAGACCGAGATCTACATGGGCCGGAAAGACGTCGAGCGCCAAGAAATGAACGCATTCCGGATGCGACTCATGGGTGCGGAGGTCAACGAGGTCACGCGCGGCAACGAAGGGCTTGCCGACGCCGTCGACGCCGCACTCGAGGACTTCGCACAGAACGTCGAGGAGACGCACTATCTGGTCGGCAGCGTCGTCGGCCCCGACCCGTTCCCACGGATGGTCCGGGACTTCCAGTCCGTCATCGGCGAGGAAGCTCGCGAGCAGTTCCAGGCCCGAACGGGCGGCCTTCCCGACGCCGCAGTCGCCTGCGTTGGCGGCGGCTCGAACGCTATCGGCCTCTTTCACGCCTTCCGCGACGACGACGTTGCTTTCTACGGCGCAGAGGGCGGCGGCGAAGGTGCGGACTCGAGCAAGCACGCTGCCCCGCTCGCCAAGGGAACTGATGATGTGATCCACGGCATGAAAACCCGCGTCATCGACGAGGACGTCGACGTCCACTCTGTCTCCGCTGGACTCGACTATCCCGGCGTCGGTCCCGAACACGCCATGTTCCGCGCTGTCGGGCGCTGTGAGTACACCGGGATCACTGACGAGGAAGCACTCGCTGCGTTCCGCGAACTGAGCGAAACAGAAGGAATTATTCCCGCCCTCGAGTCGAGCCACGCCGTCGCGCGAGCGATCCAACTCGCCGAGGATGGAGAACACGAAACGATCCTTGTGAATCTCTCTGGACGTGGCGATAAGGACATGGAGACGGCAGCCGAAAAGTTCGAGTTCTGA